The DNA region ATTCTAAGAACGCAAACCACAACATGCGCCGTCCTATTGTCAAAGAGGAAATTGTGGAATTTATGCGGACACGTCAGGCGCAGAATACAGGATTTTTAAAGGAATTAGAAGAATTTGCACGTAGAGAGAATATCCCGGTCATCCCTCACGAAACAGTTGCCTACTTTCGCTTGCTTATGCAGACCCTGCAACCCAAACGTATTTTAGAAATTGGTACAGCTATCGGTTTTTCAGCCTTGTTAATGGCTGAAAATAGTCCTCACTCACAGATTACGACCATTGATCGCAATGAAGAAATGATTGGGTTTGCCAAGGAAAACTTTGCTAAGTATGACAGCCGGCAACAGATTGAGTTGCTAGAAGGTGAAGCGATGGATATTTTACCAAACCTATCAGATGACACTTATGATTTTGTCTTTATGGATTCTGCTAAATCCAAATACATCGTATTCTTGCCAGAAGTTCTAAAAAAGGTGAAGGTGGGTGGTTTGATTGTAGTGGATGATATTTTCCAAGGAGGAGATATTGCCAAGGAGATAACGGAAGTGCGACGTGGGCAACGGACTATTTATAAAGGCTTGCAGCGCTTGTTCAATGCGACCTTAGATAATCCGGGTTTGACTGCTAGTCTGGTTTCTATGAGTGATGGTCTTCTTATGTTGCGAAAAAATATTGACAATGTTGTTTTAAATATTGAAGAATTTTAAGAAGTTTTTAAGCTTTTGTGTTATAATGAAAGGGTTAATTAAGAAAAGGAGAGAGTTTCTAATGAAGAAAACTAAAAAGATTCTTGCAGGCGCAGCAACCCTTTTTGCGGCTGTAACACTTGCTGCTTGTTCAAGTGCAGCAGATAAAGACATTATTACCATGAAAGGAAAACGAATCACTGTATCTCAGTTTTATGAGAAGGTAAAAACAAATCCTCAGGCTCAACAAGTTTTGCTATCAATGATTATTAGTAATGTGTTTGAGAATCAATATGGTGATAAGGTTTCTGCTGATGAAGTCAATAAAGAATACGAAGCAAAGGCAGCGCAGTTTGGAGATTCATTTGCAAACGCTCTTTCTTCTGCCGGGCTAACGACAGAAACATATAAGGCACAATTGCGTACAGATAAGTTGGTTAAGTATGCTATCCAACAAGCGACTGAAAAAGAACTAACGGATGAAGTTTATAAAAAGGCTTATGACGCTTACACTCCGGAAGTTACTGCGCGTATCATCAAGTTGACAGATGAGGCTAAGGCAAAGGAAGTTTTAGCAGCAGCACAAGCTCAGGGAGCAGATTTTGCTAAGTTGGCGAAAGAAAATTCAACTGATACTGCTACGAAGGACAATGGTGGTGAAATTAAGTTTGATTCAACATCAACAACAGTCCCTGCTGAAGTCCAAAAAGCGGTTTTTGCTCTTGATGCAGGTCAGGTGGGTGCTTCAGTCGTTTCATCAGTTGATATGAAAACATATAAAACTAGCTACTATGTTGTGAAGTTAGAAGCTAAAACAGAAAAATCTGCTAAATGGGAAGATTACAAGGATAAGTTGAAAGAAATCGTTTTGACTCAAAACCAAAATAATCCGACCTTTGTTGCAAAAGTTTTGAAAGAAGGACTACAAAGTGCGAATGTTAAAGTGAAGGATCCTGCTTTCCAAAGCCTCCTTTCAAAATACGTGACAACAGAAGGAAGTAGTTCGTCATCAACTCAAAGTTCTTCGTCAACTCAAAGTTCTTCGTCAACTCAGAGTTCTTCATCAACAAAAGAATCTTCTAGTTCATCAGGTCAGTAATTGGATGTTTATTAAGAATGGGTATTTCATCACTTAGTTTCAGAAAATTGGCGGTTGCTGCGAGCCATCTAAGCGAAATATCCTGCTACTTAATATCTACAACAGAATACAAAATGAGAATGACAAGTCATTGAATGAAGGTGGTACCGCGGTTTTTCGCCCTTCGTTTGGTTTCTTGTCATTTTTTTGGAGAGAGGATTATGAAACAATTCCAGGTGAAACAACGATTTACCTTTGGAGGTGAAAAGTTTGAGATTCGCGATAATCATGAACGACTTGCTTATCAGGTTGAGGGGAGTTTTCTTGAAATTCCCAAGCGTTTTTTTATAACCGATGCGCAAGGAGATAAAGTTTGCCAGATTACAAAGGCATTTTTGACCTTTTTACCCCGATTTACGATCGAAATGACCAACGGACATTCTTTCCATGTGCGTAAGGAATTGACTTTTTTCAAAGACCGTTATACAGTTGAGAATTTAGGTCTGCTACTAGAGGGGAATATTTGGGATTTACATTTTCGATTGAGAAGTTCGGAAGGTCAGCTGGTAGCTGAAATATCCAAGGAGCTTTTTCATCTGACTTCGCACTATAAAGTGATAGTCATGGATGATAATTACGCAGATTTGGTTATTTCCCTAGTCGTGGCCCTAGACTATGTCGAAATGATGGAAAGTACTTCCAGTTAGTGTCCTTTCACTCGTTTAATAAGGTTCTGCCAAAATTATGGTACGCCTAACAACTGTGTAAAAAAGATAAAGTGTTCTAAAGAATACACTTTTTCTTCTCTCCCTTACTACTTTTACCAAATTATGAAAAATTACGAAAGGAAAAGTTCAGCTTCTTTTTGAACTGAACATGAGCTAAATGCTGTGTAGAAAAGATGAGTTGCTTAGTGTTCAAAGAACACGTTGTTAGCTCCTTATTTTTACTTTGCATTTAAGGCTCTTAGTATCTGAATTATGAAACAATTATCTTCTGCTCAAATTCGTCAAATGTGGTTGGATTTCTGGAAATCGAAAGGACACTCTGTTGAGCCATCTGCCAACCTTGTGCCTGTCAATGATCCAACTCTTCTTTGGATTAACTCAGGTGTAGCAACCTTGAAAAAATACTTTGATGGTTCTGTCATTCCTGAAAATCCACGGATTACCAATGCACAAAAATCTATCCGTACCAATGATATTGAAAACGTTGGTAAAACAGCACGTCATCACACCATGTTTGAAATGCTAGGAAATTTTTCAATTGGTGACTATTTCCGTAATGAAGCAATTGAGTGGGGATTTGAGCTTCTGACAAGTCCGGAGTGGTTTGCCTTTCCTAAGGATAAACTGTACATGACCTATTATCCAGATGATAAGGATTCATACAACCGTTGGATTGCTCTTGGAGTAGACCCAAGTCATTTGATCCCGCTAGAAGATAACTTCTGGGAAATCGGTGCCGGTCCTTCTGGTCCGGATACAGAAATCTTCTTTGACCGTGGAACAGACTTTGACCCTGAAAATATCGGTATTCGTCTTTTAGAAGAAGACATTGAAAATGACCGCTATATAGAGATTTGGAATATCGTTCTCTCACAATTTAACGCAGATCCAGCTCTTCCGCGTTCAGAGTATCAGGAATTGCCAAATAAAAACATTGATACGGGAGCCGGTTTGGAACGCTTAGCGGCTATTTTCCAAGGAGCTAAGACGAATTTTGAGACAGATCTGTTTTTGCCAATCATTCGTGAAGTAGAGAAAATATCTGGTAAGACTTATGATCCAGATGGTGATAACATGAGCTTTAAGGTCATCGCAGACCACATCCGTGCCTTGTCGTTTGCTATTGGGGATGGTGCTCTTCCGGGAAATGAAGGTCGTGGCTATGTTCTTCGTCGTCTGCTTCGCCGCGCTTCAATGCATGGTCAGCGTTTGGGAATCACTGAGCCATTCTTGTACAAGCTGGTCGAAACGGTGGGGCACATCATGGAAAGTTACTATCCAGAAGTGCTTGAAAAACGTGAATTTATTGAGAAAATTGTCAGGAGTGAGGAAGAGTCTTTTGCCCGCACGATTCATACAGGTTCACAATTTGCTGAACAGTTGATGAACAAGTTGGCGACAGAAGGAAAGACAATCATTGATGGTCGTGACATCTTCAAGCTTTATGATACCTATGGATTCCAAGTTGAGTTGACGGAAGAATTGGCTGAGAATCGTGGCATGACCCTTGACATTCCTGGCTTTGAAGCAGCTATGAAGGAGCAACAAGATCGTGCGCGTGCATCAGTTGTCAAGGGCGGCTCAATGGGTATGCAAAATGAAACCCTTGCAGGCATCACAGAAGAGTCTGTCTTTGTTTATGAAGCGAATCAACTAGAGGCTAGTTTATCTGTTCTTGTAGCGGATAATGCTCGCGTGGATAGCTTGTCTAGTGGTGAAGCCTTGTTAGTCTTTGATAAAACTCCTTTCTATGCAGAAATGGGCGGTCAGGTCGCAGACCACGGTGTTATTTTGGATGAAGCTGGTAATATCCTTGCTGAGATTACAGATGTTCAAAAAGCACCGAATGGACAACCGCTCCATACCGCCCAAATCCTGGCAGAATTAGTTGTAGGAAATCGCTACACAGTGGCTATTGATAAGCAGCGTCGTCACCGTATTATGAAGAACCACACCGCAACCCACTTGCTCCATGCAGCTCTTCATAAGATCATCGGCGAACATGCAACGCAGGCAGGCTCATTGAACGACCAAGAACTCCTACGATTTGACTTTACGCACTTTGAAGCGGTGACACCCGAAGAACTCCGGCGTATTGAAGAAGAAGTTAACGAGCAAATTTGGCAAGCTCTCCCAGTAATCACAGTTGAAACAGATCTTGCAACAGCTAAAGAAATGGGAGCAATGGCACTCTTTGGTGAGAAATATGGTAAGAAGGTTCGCGTTGTTACCATTGGCGATTATTCTGTTGAACTTTGTGGTGGTACTCATGTTGGCAATACCGCTGAAATCGGAATTTTCAAGATTTTGAAAGAAGAAGGAATTGGTTCAGGGACTCGTCGTATTGTAGCTGTAACGAGTCGAGAAGCCTTCTTGACATATCGTGACCAAGAAGATGCCTTAAAAGAAGTAGCAGCAACCATCAAATCTCCTCAAATCAAGGAGGTGCCAAATAAGGTAGCTAGTCTTCAAGAACAATTACGTGAATTGCAAAAGGAAAATGCTAGCCTAAAAGAAAAAGCAGCAGCAGCGGCAGCAGGTGATGTCTTCAAAGCTGTCCAAGAAGTAAATGGTATTCGCTACATTGCTAGCCAAGTCCAAGTTTCTGATGCAGGTGCTCTTCGTACTTTTGCAGACAACTGGAAACAAAGAGATTATTCCGATGTGCTTGTTCTTGTTGCGGCTATTAACGACAAGGTCAATGTTCTTGTGGCAAGTAAAGCAGCAT from Streptococcus ruminantium includes:
- a CDS encoding O-methyltransferase, with amino-acid sequence MVQSYSKNANHNMRRPIVKEEIVEFMRTRQAQNTGFLKELEEFARRENIPVIPHETVAYFRLLMQTLQPKRILEIGTAIGFSALLMAENSPHSQITTIDRNEEMIGFAKENFAKYDSRQQIELLEGEAMDILPNLSDDTYDFVFMDSAKSKYIVFLPEVLKKVKVGGLIVVDDIFQGGDIAKEITEVRRGQRTIYKGLQRLFNATLDNPGLTASLVSMSDGLLMLRKNIDNVVLNIEEF
- a CDS encoding peptidylprolyl isomerase, yielding MKKTKKILAGAATLFAAVTLAACSSAADKDIITMKGKRITVSQFYEKVKTNPQAQQVLLSMIISNVFENQYGDKVSADEVNKEYEAKAAQFGDSFANALSSAGLTTETYKAQLRTDKLVKYAIQQATEKELTDEVYKKAYDAYTPEVTARIIKLTDEAKAKEVLAAAQAQGADFAKLAKENSTDTATKDNGGEIKFDSTSTTVPAEVQKAVFALDAGQVGASVVSSVDMKTYKTSYYVVKLEAKTEKSAKWEDYKDKLKEIVLTQNQNNPTFVAKVLKEGLQSANVKVKDPAFQSLLSKYVTTEGSSSSSTQSSSSTQSSSSTQSSSSTKESSSSSGQ
- a CDS encoding LURP-one-related/scramblase family protein codes for the protein MKQFQVKQRFTFGGEKFEIRDNHERLAYQVEGSFLEIPKRFFITDAQGDKVCQITKAFLTFLPRFTIEMTNGHSFHVRKELTFFKDRYTVENLGLLLEGNIWDLHFRLRSSEGQLVAEISKELFHLTSHYKVIVMDDNYADLVISLVVALDYVEMMESTSS
- the alaS gene encoding alanine--tRNA ligase, producing the protein MKQLSSAQIRQMWLDFWKSKGHSVEPSANLVPVNDPTLLWINSGVATLKKYFDGSVIPENPRITNAQKSIRTNDIENVGKTARHHTMFEMLGNFSIGDYFRNEAIEWGFELLTSPEWFAFPKDKLYMTYYPDDKDSYNRWIALGVDPSHLIPLEDNFWEIGAGPSGPDTEIFFDRGTDFDPENIGIRLLEEDIENDRYIEIWNIVLSQFNADPALPRSEYQELPNKNIDTGAGLERLAAIFQGAKTNFETDLFLPIIREVEKISGKTYDPDGDNMSFKVIADHIRALSFAIGDGALPGNEGRGYVLRRLLRRASMHGQRLGITEPFLYKLVETVGHIMESYYPEVLEKREFIEKIVRSEEESFARTIHTGSQFAEQLMNKLATEGKTIIDGRDIFKLYDTYGFQVELTEELAENRGMTLDIPGFEAAMKEQQDRARASVVKGGSMGMQNETLAGITEESVFVYEANQLEASLSVLVADNARVDSLSSGEALLVFDKTPFYAEMGGQVADHGVILDEAGNILAEITDVQKAPNGQPLHTAQILAELVVGNRYTVAIDKQRRHRIMKNHTATHLLHAALHKIIGEHATQAGSLNDQELLRFDFTHFEAVTPEELRRIEEEVNEQIWQALPVITVETDLATAKEMGAMALFGEKYGKKVRVVTIGDYSVELCGGTHVGNTAEIGIFKILKEEGIGSGTRRIVAVTSREAFLTYRDQEDALKEVAATIKSPQIKEVPNKVASLQEQLRELQKENASLKEKAAAAAAGDVFKAVQEVNGIRYIASQVQVSDAGALRTFADNWKQRDYSDVLVLVAAINDKVNVLVASKAASIHAGNLIKVLAPIVAGRGGGKPDMAMAGGSDTSAIQTLLNSVAENL